GTCGAATGGAACGCTACTCGTAGGGAAGTAACCGAAGCCATACAAGTGTCCCTGGAGCAAATTCTACATCACGATGACCCTTATAATAATATTCCTTCATTCATTGTTGGGCTGCTTGTAACCGATTCCGGATATCACCCAAAACATTATCACGATCCAGCATTGCACTCTCAACAGCTTCTACCCGACTTGTCCCATGTACTTATGAAAGCAAACGAAGTGGTTCACGACCAAAAACAACCTTGAAGGGTGTGGTTTGCAACACCGAATGAAAAGATGTGTTGTAACAAAATACTGCCCATGGGACCCAAGCAACCCACTTTCAAGGATAATCACCAACAAAGCAACTGGGATACATTTCCAAAGTATGGTTAACGACCTCTGTCTGCTCTTCTGTCTTCGGGTAGTAAGCAGATGAGAATTGTAATTTAGCACCATTCAAGCAAAAAAGTTCCTTCCAAAAAGTGCTAGTAAAAACCACATCTCTATCACAAATAGTAGTTTCTGGTATCCCATGTAAGCGAACAATTTGCTCAAAAATTACCTAAGCCACATGAGAAGTCATGTATGGATGAgccaatgatatgaaaatgagcaTATTTTGAGAACCGATCCGCTACTACAAACAAGATCGACTTCCCCCAAGACTTATGTAAACCATCAATAAAATCCATTTAGATGTTTGACCAGATCTGAGTTGGTAGCTGGAGAGATTGTAACAATCCTACGGGACTTAAATATTCTGATTTATTGCGTTGACATACCGGGCGGGTAGTGACATATGCGGCAATGTCCAGTTTCATACCTTTCCAGTAAAAATTTGAATGAATGCGGTGCAAGGTCTTTTGTATCGCTTCATGCACACTATCATGATAGACGGATAGTACAATAGGTAGCGAGGGAGAATTCTATCAAATAAAACCAACCCATCATGAACTTACCAGTCCGAACCCAAATATCCTGCTTGTGATCTTCCAAAATACCACCAAGATCTCGTCTGGCTCGGTTGCCCGCTCCTTCTCGTCTTGCAAATAGCCTTCTTAATATCCCTACAATAGTCAAAATATTGACAACTCTCAGAAATCTCTATCTCACCCAGCACAATATTCTTGTCCCCcccttcattcaagagtttgtCGAAGTATGTCTGCCATCTCCGTCTAATATGTGTCTCCTCCACCAATACCTTgtcttcctcatctttgatgAACTTCACTTGGTATAGATCTCGAGCCCTCCTCTGTCTCGCCTTGTCTAGTCTATACAACTTCTTATTCCCGCCTTCGTCTAGTATTTCTTCATACAAGCATTCAAAAGTTGTTGTTTAACTGTTGTAACCGCTAACTTCGCTTCCTTATTCGCCGCCTTATATCTCTCTCCTTATTTGTCCTATTttcctccattccaccaccaatccccACGATGTCCACCAGTGTTATCCTTCGAGACCTAGCCACCTCTTTAGCTACTTCTCTAATCCTAATGCAATTAGCTATCCTATTtgtcttttttatttaaaaataagagaaaaaataaattgacaTCTGAAACATATGATTTACATCCTTCCATCTGAATTTATTCCTAGTAGATGACAAAATTTTATGgtgcaattattttttttaatcgagATTGAATAATGATATGTGAGTAATGGGCAAAAATAGATGTTGCTTCCCATGAAATAGCATTATATACAAACCTGATCCGGAAGAGCAAGAAGAATAAGACTGTAAACCAATGAACGGGAACTAAGATAGCCAAAAGCAAAGGAAAATTACCTCTCTACACAAAATTGGATCCAAGTTTCTTCGAGAAATTTCCCGGCCTTGTCTGCCATAAACGAGCAACCCCTGACATTAAGtgtatgattttaaaaaaacataagaAATTTTTAGCCCGGGGAAAATTAGAAAAGTGAGAgctattaaattttatatcaaatgaAAGTATTACTCCTTTTAGCCCAAAATGACCAACTTTATATTTGGATATTCCAAAATGTGTCCTTTTTCCTGAGAATTTCTCTTGTTTTCGACTAATTTCTTTTCCTGAAAAGGATACCTTTTCTCCCTACTTTTCAGAACTAACTCAATATTTTATAACCCAAAAACTTAAATGGGAacaaattttaacttaaaaatgcGAACATTCTTCAAAAAAGTTGTATTTCATCTCCATTCTAAACCACCATATGTTTAGATATAACAAAGTTCAGGTCTAATTAATACACTTACCTAATTAAAGTAGGATTATTTGCTTACTTCATACTTGTTAATAGCATTTTTGTCTAAAAGAAAACAACAGGACATAAGAATCTCCTAAGGATATTCAACAATATAAAGATGTCCGAACTCCAACAAGCTTTTCTAAAGAGAATATGTTCACCAAATCTCCTTTCTTAGTTATCCTTCTAATTCTCCATCTTAGGCAATTCCTTTTCTTTGATAACCCTTTCAACCTCCTTGTGTTTTCCACTTCATTCCTTTCGGGTGTTCAtaacttcatcctcctctctcgCTCTCTCTCTTTCACCCAgtctaaaaataatcattcaAATTGTTTCAAAAATTTCAGTCTCTTCAAGAAAGATGAAAAAGATTGTTTAAATCAACTTCATAAACTTCTTATAAAGGAAATCACCAAATCATTAATTCTCATTCAACTATCCCCAATGTCACTCACAACACCAACAGACCATTTTGATGTCAACATGCCGTGATATAGCTGCTGAAATAAACTGAATAAATCAGCCTGTAGAAAGAATTTGTCAAGCAGTTGTTCCTAAGCATACGTTTGTCCTAAATAACATCACCAGATATGGTTCACAAATAGGCTGCTTCCTCTATCCCTTATTGCTTCACTTCCCCTTTTCTGAATTCCCAAAATCGTTACATTTGTTCCCGAACTACCCTTCAACATACAAGCTTATATTTCTTAAACTTTACTTCCCTTATTATTTTGGACGacatataaaaacatttattttggagAAGATGTAAAAACCATCGATTTCACTTAGATTGTGTGAAAATCAAATGTGACAGATACAGAAGGAAGAATTACTGCAATCAACAAAAATCCCTAATCTTGGGAGGAAGTACAAGACGTTATGATTATGTTAAATGAATCTCTGTGTAATTTTGTAAGCGAATCTTGACTACCCATATCCAATTGTACATATTCAATGGCTCAAAAGATTATATAAAAGATGCTATTGACTAGGGATAGAAATGGAATAAGCCAAACCTGCACGAATACTCCTGGAGAAACATCTGAAACAATGCCATCTTTTCCAGCTAAACCTACACTCTTGAGCAGAGTAATGACAGCAGGACGAGTCTGTTCGCCAAGACAAATTTCAAAGCTTATAACAGTTGAACAGAAGCAGGAGAAAAACATAGTATATTGCATCAAGAGAATCAGCTAACTTCTGTAGGATATGGGAAAAGAAAATAGCTATTCCTCACTTTTCCAGTAGCTATGACCACTTTTACACCCCTAGAAATGGCCTCTCTTAGAGCTTCAGCAGTTGCTGAACTAATCTGACTTTTGCTGTTGAGCAAGGTACCTTACATCAACAatggaaagaaaacaaaaagatGATAAACAGGTGAAAAAAGATTAAATGAACCAATTCTAAGCATCATACTTTTTTCCTTACCATCCATATCACAAAAGATGTAGCTAAACTTTGGTCTGTAAAATCGAAGACTCCCTTCTTTCTTCCTGTCTTTACACAGTTGACATGTAAAATCAACTCTTCAATCCCATTAATCAGGAACGTAAACTTACAATAGAGAATAACAACATAACTAGAAGAGAGTAATTTAACAAACAAGGTCACAATCTTTTTGTTCTTATTAGGTACATTACCGATGTTCGCCAAAGGAGGACTTCCAGCAGCCTCAGCATCATATGCGCTCTGAATTAATCCTTTTCCCTTCCACCCAAGACTTTTTAGAAGGAGCTCCTCTTCTTTCTCCATTTCAGCTTCAGCTTCATCACTAATCTCATGATCGAATCCCAAAAGATGTAGCAAACCATGAACCTGCAGGGGAGACAAATAACAATTGTCTCCTTTGTAAGACAACATCAAATTTTAGTACAGTTAGTTCAAACTACTATCGTCCTTCCTACTTCAGAACAATGACAATCCAAAAGGCTTTAAATATATAACCATATGACCACATAAAAGCAACTCCATAACAAACGAACGAACGAAATAAGGGAGTGAAAGAAACCACGCTTGTCCATATTTAATGAACACTAGTGGATGGACGGCCTAGTATGAAAATTGTCAAGGGTACCTGTCGTGGAAGATATATTGACATCCAAGTTTGAGATCAGCCTTTCTTTCAGGGACAATATTCAGAGTGACAACAGATTGCACCATAAATTAGGCACAGGAATGGGTCACCAACCGTAAGACAACTTGGATTTAACAGCAGCAAACAGAGATTGTTCAGAAGTATGTGAAACCTACCAGTAAGATGCGTATCTCATCTAGTAAACTATGTCCCCTTTCCTCTGCTTGCCTTGCTGCTGTCTCCACCGAAATCACAATGTCTCCCAACATTAACTGTTGAACAAGACCCAGTCAGCTTTGTTACATGAGGTGTGACATGTGAATAATGAAGCATTTTCTTACAATTGGAAGCTTAAGTTCAGGTATATGTTGAGACATTGAAAGGACATCAGTCGGACTATCCTCATCTCTCCAATCCTTATTAAGTTCGCGGATGAACTCATCGTTGCAAAGCAATACTGATAATTCAACACTTTCAAAGCAACCAACGTCACTAATTGCTCTATCCCTCGTTTGATACTCAGAATCTTTCAAATTATCAAATGCAAATTTCATAGCCATTGGAACATTAAGCCGAAGCATTTCAGCAATATCCTGCAGTGCCAGAATTgtgaatgaataaaataaaatgaaatgaacTTACAAATTAGAGTTGCGGCAAAGTATTGACTAGAACTTTCATGATAGAAACTTTTCTTTGGAAATTTTCAGCTAGCTCAAAAGGAGGTGGTTTAGTTTActcataatgcatatatgttCCTGCCTTTTTCTACTGATTTTGGCATTTTTGATACTGAAGATCTTGCAAAATCATTAGCTATTATCTGCTAAGGACTTATTTCTTAGTCATATCTCCTCCCTGGCTCATCAAACTTGTTTTGACCATATTCACATTGCATTGTCTTCTCTGTATCTTGATTTTCTTCTCTTAAAAAGCCTAGTTTGGAATGAAATCATGGGAATTTTATAATTCAGTTAGCAAAGCCTACTTATTCTCCAGTTGAGTCCTTAACATTCTAAACAATAAGTAGAAATTCTTCCCAGAGAAAAATGACTCTGAGACATTGTTCAGACTTCAGAGTGAAAAGTTCAAATATTGTTGATGGACATAATTCTCAATTTATTTTCCTGGTCAGCACTCCTTCACTTCACAAACTTTGTGATAATTCCTTATCCACAGAAATGCCTTTGCGTCAATAGGTGCCCAAAATGGGCATACATCAGagtttctttttgttttttttggttccCCCGTTGTCCAGTGCCCGCATTGAAATCCCAACAGGATTTTCTATACACCGGTGAAGCAGTCTCACCAGCACCACAACAATGTTGGTTATACATTTGAGTTGCATATGCTCTTCCTGTGCCATTTGCACTTGGAAGTAGAAAtggcaaaaaaaaaatgttgcaCAAATCAAAATATTACCACAATTTCAGAATCATCGGGCAATTGCTCTTCAATGCAAATCTTTACACTAAGTTCCaactctttctctttcttcttcaaggGCCTTTTTTGAGACTTCCTAAACTCTCTCTGAGAAGCAAACACTTTGCCACACCATCCTGCAACACTCCATCTCCAGTCCTCTTTGCAATTCAATCCGTAATGAAACTTCCGACCAATAATTGAGGAAGATTTGCCGAAGGAAACATGAGCCACCGTAGGTGACGGAGGGAGAATGAGAATGGAATGCGAGTTCGTGGAGACAGTAGTCATGGCGGACGCGGCGGTAGGATGGAAAACGAGTGGAAGAACACGCGCCGCCATGGCGAGTGGTGGAGGAGTCCGGCTAAGAAGAGAAAGCATTCAGTTAGAAAAATGTAAGAAATTGTTTAGTATTTATTTGTGTATCTTTTCCGTAAAACTAACAAACTCATTAGTCGTTTGAGTGGTTATTACCGGAGCGAGAGCGACCTGTCGGCGCCGGAGGGAGAGTTAGACGGCGGCGCGGTAAGGATCTCGGCCTTATAGTAGTATTGATATATATAGtacactatttttttaaaataataacaatattattaaatcaaaaatttaaGTAAACAATTATAGAAAGAACGGAAAAAGGTCAAAATTATCTTCGAAATAGCTCAAATATaccctttaattatttttaggaTCAAATATACTCTCGATATTATCAAAAGAGACCACAAATACCCTTTCAGTTAACGATTGACAGTTAAAGCTGACATGACATTGccacatgaaaataatatccaCATGGACGGCCACGTCAGTCTCTCTCCCTCTTCCTCTTTAGTTCAGCgatatttttgaccctttttttattattttaatttattttctaatttttctatACCACCACATACCCCCTTCCTCCACAACcccacacatttttttttaattattaattattatttttaaaaattttctacAATAACACATACTCCCACCCCTCCAAACAAAAATGTTGAAAAgttttcataaaaaatagttttttggGGGAGGGATGAGGGTTTTTTTttggcgggggggggggggtagtagaaaaaaaattaaaaaataattaataattaaaacaatGGGTGGAGTTGTGGAGGGAGGGGTATGTGGTAGTGtagaaaatttagaaaaaaaataaaattctaaaaaagggtcaaaatacCCTTGAACTAAAGAGGAAAAGCGAGAGAGACTGATGTGGCCGTCCATgtggatatttttttaatgtggCAATGTCATGTCAGTTTTAACTGTCAATCGTTAACTGGAAGGGTATTTGTGGTCTCTTTTGATAATGTCGAGAGTATATTTGAtcctaaaaataattaaagggtATATTTGAGCTATTACGAATAGTTTAAGAGTAATTTTGACCTTTTTTCCGTAAAAAGATAATAAAGTGAGTATAAGTTCCTATCTATAATGGAGGTAAACTTTTTTATGATTAGTaattgtgttgttgttgttgttgttgttgataccAAGTGTTGAGAAAGACCTTAGAGGTTATTGGAATCTTTTTACTCAGTCTGGTATTTTTACAGAATTAAATGTATTTTATGTAAACCGCGAATTAATCATCTAAAATCCAACCGGGAACATCCCTAGGCAATTTCACCAGCCATACAGGACTTACCAACGGAATCACAAGGTTTTCAACCCGATTAATTCATCACTAACCATGTCGGGAACACTCCATTTAGGGCTTACCAACATCATGATTTAAGCTTagtttactataaaattattttaactcaaACCTGACTAAAACCTTAACTCATTAAAGAAAAACTCTTATTTTAGAGTTATTGTCATTTTGTATTCTAACAAtctatattagttattatttaacacttaaatattgtcacgccccgggagggtaccctagacgtgaccggcactcgaaagccatttctggccttcaagcgaaccacctgattcagtcacactatcattcaatcacattcactcaatggAGGATTCAATCATACACATTATTCAcattatgggggccgaaggccaaacactatcaactcaacaaaacaaatataataagactcctcaaaataacagtccaacctccccacactctagtctatgaagcctctatcaaagtctaggaggtgtcaatgacaagccatggctaccaacaatcaaaataaaggaaacaacacaaaactacacagggagctcaacatcctccaaaaattaggaggactcaccaagtagcgggaagtgtgtagatcttcaacggtgcgccggttgatgatctctggtacctgtctctgcatcatgaaacgatgcaggccaaatgacgtcagtacgtggaatgtacgagcatgtaaaatggccgaataaatcaacatcagaaaaggatcagccaactcggaaatctcaactcataaaaagtgacaactcactcaagtgtcctaagtctaacaagaaatggtttagacgggaccaattcacatgccactcaactcaactgactcggagcactatcaagacctaaatgggagtttttcttatccgacaaccatcacttatgagccagtgatagtacaacaatcagacgttgttgccacgtccgtccataccttgccagggcatgaacgcctccctattcatggattccatcgattagtcaagtcctatcatttcaggacaataaaatgggaaacatccgactttaacggttcgatcccctGGGAAGCATCCggctttaacggttccatccctacctacgttggcggcgtagtttctggggttcgagtatggactgtactctcacccgcttcggtgctcgatactcctcccatgactccatgctcataagactccctccaatcatctcaaacaagccctcacggctagtttcatttagaattttgccaactcatcaactctattctcatttcaactcaatcaagtcataatgtcaagtctcatttaggaccttgtccactcatcaattctatcctccaatcaactcaatcaagcctaatTTAAATAAGTATTTATAACCTCCCACAAACATAACAAACCATTCCTCTCCTCATTTATCACCTCCTTATGACTAGTCACACTCTAAGGTTTtaaccaacaattcaagaggaataacacatttaaggaaattgactcaTTCAACATAGTCACATGATTAAGGAAATCAACCGAGCATATTAGCaaaccatctccatcaactcatgctaacatgaaggttttagaaattcttagctcaacaacttcaacacaataagaatcaaattattaggagacaagactcattcaaacataattcatatcaagaaactccattctcatggacatctaacctcaaagaagagtagggcacatgggtggactcaacccatgctttgagtagccttacataccttagaatagattcttgaagaaaccttgttgttgggtcttcaatggaaacttggagtcttgaagctcttggaacaattccttgttggaaatggagaagaagaagaagaagaagaaaaatagggatttctagggctttttagagagagagaggggctgaaaatggtcccaaaacgccCAAGGCtcgagtatatataatttgggacaattcccaaattgccctttctccaaaattctgaaaaatagcctgaaaacgctcctggcgcaatagtggcgcgtcgcgccattgcagtgccaggtcgattaggcctaaaacctgcacatctgttagtggcgcgccgcgccaagggacaaactactaaggcatgttcttagcgcgatagtggcgcgtcgcgcccttacagcgccaaggccatattttctgggttctggaaaata
The genomic region above belongs to Solanum dulcamara chromosome 5, daSolDulc1.2, whole genome shotgun sequence and contains:
- the LOC129889285 gene encoding endoribonuclease YBEY, chloroplastic isoform X3: MLSLLSRTPPPLAMAARVLPLVFHPTAASAMTTVSTNSHSILILPPSPTVAHVSFGKSSSIIGRKFHYGLNCKEDWRWSVAGWCGKVFASQREFRKSQKRPLKKKEKELELSVKICIEEQLPDDSEIVDIAEMLRLNVPMAMKFAFDNLKDSEYQTRDRAISDVGCFESVELSVLLCNDEFIRELNKDWRDEDSPTDVLSMSQHIPELKLPILMLGDIVISVETAARQAEERGHSLLDEIRILLVHGLLHLLGFDHEISDEAEAEMEKEEELLLKSLGWKGKGLIQSAYDAEAAGSPPLANIDRKKEGSLRFYRPKFSYIFCDMDGTLLNSKSQISSATAEALREAISRGVKVVIATGKTRPAVITLLKSVGLAGKDGIVSDVSPGVFVQGLLVYGRQGREISRRNLDPILCREACLYSLEHKVPLAAFSEDRILTLFHHPLVDSLHTIYNEPKAEIIPSVEQLLAGTDIQKVIFLDTVEGVRTTLRPYWVKATGDNASVVQAQPDILELVPPGSSKGSGVKVLLDHLGVSPKEGALLYTCKAYVYIFS
- the LOC129889285 gene encoding endoribonuclease YBEY, chloroplastic isoform X2, whose amino-acid sequence is MAARVLPLVFHPTAASAMTTVSTNSHSILILPPSPTVAHVSFGKSSSIIGRKFHYGLNCKEDWRWSVAGWCGKVFASQREFRKSQKRPLKKKEKELELSVKICIEEQLPDDSEIVDIAEMLRLNVPMAMKFAFDNLKDSEYQTRDRAISDVGCFESVELSVLLCNDEFIRELNKDWRDEDSPTDVLSMSQHIPELKLPILMLGDIVISVETAARQAEERGHSLLDEIRILLVHGLLHLLGFDHEISDEAEAEMEKEEELLLKSLGWKGKGLIQSAYDAEAAGSPPLANIDRKKEGSLRFYRPKFSYIFCDMDGTLLNSKSQISSATAEALREAISRGVKVVIATGKTRPAVITLLKSVGLAGKDGIVSDVSPGVFVQGLLVYGRQGREISRRNLDPILCREACLYSLEHKVPLAAFSEDRILTLFHHPLVDSLHTIYNEPKAEIIPSVEQLLAGTDIQKVIFLDTVEGVRTTLRPYWVKATGDNASVVQAQPDILELVPPGSSKGSGVKVLLDHLGVSPKEIMAIGDGENDVEMLELASLGVALSNGSEKAKAVADVIGASNDDNGAADAIYRYAF
- the LOC129889285 gene encoding endoribonuclease YBEY, chloroplastic isoform X1, which gives rise to MLSLLSRTPPPLAMAARVLPLVFHPTAASAMTTVSTNSHSILILPPSPTVAHVSFGKSSSIIGRKFHYGLNCKEDWRWSVAGWCGKVFASQREFRKSQKRPLKKKEKELELSVKICIEEQLPDDSEIVDIAEMLRLNVPMAMKFAFDNLKDSEYQTRDRAISDVGCFESVELSVLLCNDEFIRELNKDWRDEDSPTDVLSMSQHIPELKLPILMLGDIVISVETAARQAEERGHSLLDEIRILLVHGLLHLLGFDHEISDEAEAEMEKEEELLLKSLGWKGKGLIQSAYDAEAAGSPPLANIDRKKEGSLRFYRPKFSYIFCDMDGTLLNSKSQISSATAEALREAISRGVKVVIATGKTRPAVITLLKSVGLAGKDGIVSDVSPGVFVQGLLVYGRQGREISRRNLDPILCREACLYSLEHKVPLAAFSEDRILTLFHHPLVDSLHTIYNEPKAEIIPSVEQLLAGTDIQKVIFLDTVEGVRTTLRPYWVKATGDNASVVQAQPDILELVPPGSSKGSGVKVLLDHLGVSPKEIMAIGDGENDVEMLELASLGVALSNGSEKAKAVADVIGASNDDNGAADAIYRYAF